Proteins encoded in a region of the Podospora pseudopauciseta strain CBS 411.78 chromosome 6, whole genome shotgun sequence genome:
- a CDS encoding hypothetical protein (COG:S; EggNog:ENOG503Q3V3): MADATEQQVNVPGLLFILVLSGIMIKYLFSSGSGNGNGNGDRRRATGQQDPAAMARQREAAVQRVMQMFPHLSRREVLWDLQRTGGNVALTAERILGGRLESPPATFQPPPPPEGSAGPAAPGNANVNSAVKPPVPAHPDLITRYNLAEKLKGSVPEEDNTKASGKGKAWSSNKDERQSLLQKRRDQMILEARRKMEAKIAAEKAAKGL, from the exons ATGGCAGACGCAACCGAGCAGCAAGTCAACGTCCCGGGGCTGTTGTTCATTCTGGTCCTGTCTGGGATCATGATCAAGTACTTGTTTTCTTCGGGGTCAGGGAacgggaatgggaatggggataggaggagggcgacggGACAGCAGGACccggcggcgatggcgaggcagagggaggcggcggtgcaGAGGGTTATGCAGATGTTTCCGCATTTGagcaggagggaggtgttgtgGGATTTGCAGAGGACGGGGGGGAATGTGGCGTTGACTGCGGAGAGGATTTTGGGGGGCCGGCTGGAGAGT CCCCCAGCTACGTTccagccgccgccaccacccgaGGGGAGCGCTGGTCCGGCTGCTCCTGGGAACGCGAATGTTAATAGCGCTGTCAAGCCGCCTGTGCCTGCACACCCGGATCTGATTACGAGGTATAACCTGGCGGAGAAGTTGAAGGGGTCCGTACCTGAGGAGGACAACACCAAGGCGagtgggaaagggaaggcGTGGAGTTCGAACAAGGATGAGAGGCAGAGTTTGttgcagaagaggagggatcAGATGATtctggaggcgaggaggaagatggaggctAAGATTGCTGCAGAAAAGGCTGCGAAGGGGTTGTAG
- a CDS encoding hypothetical protein (COG:A; EggNog:ENOG503NYNU): MMKTSILRHAAACRVALTARPLQLTVRLSPSAFAIAQTPLKASYRPVNSLLRFYSSESAAQQETATPAGRITKFRDLESLGVHNALVRSITEGMRYEDMTEVQSLTINAALAGKDLVAQAKTGTGKTLAFLVPILQKIIADQPALAEARRPVKARSDDVRAIVISPTRELAEQIAVEAAKIVKGTGIKVQTAVGGTQKRMSLQKIRYEGCHLLVGTPGRLADLLTDEYSGVAAPNLTALCLDEADRMLDVGFDAELDTILKALPNRKDTPRQTLLYSATMPKDVVGLARKYIDPTNFEFAQTVKSNETPTHERVPQFIVPCRSFDTMPATLFEMIRTWVAKNRDELEGNPLKMMVFLPTTASVISWSAAFRRLRREFPDIPEVRDIHSKLTQPIRTRCAEDFRRAKSAILFSSDVTARGMDFPNVTHVVQVHTPNDRDSYIHRIGRTGRAGKEGEAWLLVSDSEVSTARSRLPGLPIKRSTDFAVASTDLYGAEPESFPDSVKRVREAFSKLPYETISEYYKSFLGGALQGVHKQAVVDELNTFSKNIFGLDQPPGVSPSLMRNMGRITGLRVAEREENRFQRSGTGGGFGGRGGGGGRDGGFGGRGGGFGGRGGGGRGGDRGERKPRDNWEAMEMAGQRDKQQSRGGGRATF; encoded by the exons ATGATGAAGACCAGCATCTTGCGGCACGCCGCCGCCTGCCGTGTCGCCTTGACTGCGCGCCCCCTCCAGCTCACAGTCAGACTCTCGCCGTCGGCCTTTGCTATCGCACAAACACCCCTCAAGGCGTCGTATCGTCCCGTCAATAGCCTCCTCCGCTTCTACTCGAGCGAGTCGGCCGCTCAGCAGGAAaccgccacccccgccgGGCGCATCACCAAGTTCAGAGATCTCGAGAGCTTGGGCGTACACAATGCTCTGGTCAGGTCTATCACCGAGGGGATGCGGTATGAGGACATGACAGAGGTGCAGTCTCTGACTATCAACGCTGCTCTTGCTGGAAAGGATCT TGTTGCGCAAGCCAAGACAGGTACCGGCAAGACGCTGGCTTTCCTTGTGCCGATCCTTCAGAAGATTATTGCCGATCAGCCAGCCCTCGCTGAGGCTCGCCGCCCTGTGAAGGCCAGATCCGACGACGTTCGTGCCATCgtcatctcccccacccgTGAGCTTGCTGAGCAGATTGCGGTGGAGGCTGCCAAGATCGTCAAGGGCACCGGCATCAAGGTCCAGACTGCTGTCGGAGGAACCCAGAAGAGAATGTCGCTGCAAAAGATTCGCTACGAGGGTTGCCATTTGCTCGTCGGCACTCCTGGCCGTCTCGCTGATCTGCTCACTGATGAGTACAGCGGCGTGGCTGCTCCCAACCTCACTGCTCTGTGCTTGGATGAAGCGGATCGCATGCTGGATGTTGGATTCGACGCCGAGCTCGACACCATTCTCAAGGCGCTCCCCAACAGAAAGGATACCCCCCGCCAGACTCTTCTCTATTCCGCCACCATGCCCAAAGACGTGGTTGGCCTCGCCAGAAAGTACATTGACCCCACCAACTTCGAGTTCGCCCAGACCGTCAAATCCAATGAGACCCCTACCCACGAGAGAGTGCCCCAGTTCATCGTTCCTTGCCGCAGCTTCGACACCATGCCTGCTACTCTTTTCGAGATGATTCGCACCTGGGTTGCCAAGAACCGTGACGAGCTCGAGGGCAACCCTctgaagatgatggtgttCTTGCCCACCACGGCTTCCGTCATCTCGTGGAGCGCTGCTTTCCGCCGCCTCCGTCGTGAATTCCCCGATATTCCCGAGGTTCGCGATATTCACTCCAAGTTGACCCAGCCCATCCGCACCAGGTGCGCCGAGGATTTCAGACGGGCCAAGTCTGccattctcttctcctctgaTGTTACCGCCAGAGGCATGGATTTCCCCAATGTCACCCACGTCGTCCAGGTCCACACTCCCAACGACCGCGATTCATACATTCACCGCATCGGTCGTACGGGCCGTGCTGGCAAGGAGGGTGAGGCTTGGCTCCTGGTTTCTGATTCCGAGGTCAGCACTGCCCGCAGCAGATTGCCCGGTCTTCCCATCAAGCGGTCCACCGACTTTGCCGTTGCCTCGACTGATCTCTACGGTGCCGAGCCCGAGTCGTTCCCCGATTCTGTTAAGAGGGTTCGCGAAGCGTTTTCCAAGCTTCCCTATGAGACCATCTCAGAGTATTACAAGTCTTTCTTGGGCGGCGCTCTCCAAGGTGTGCACAAGCAGGCTGTTGTTGACGAGTTGAACACCTTCAGCAAGAACATCTTTGGCTTGGATCAGCCCCCTGGAGTTTCGCCATCGCTGATGAGGAACATGGGCCGGATTACCGGCCTTAGAGTCgccgagagggaggagaacaGGTTCCAACGCAGCGGGACGGGCGGTGGCTTcggtggccgtggtggtggtggtggtcgtgatggtggctttggtggacgtggtggtggctttggtggacgtggcggcggtgggagAGGCGGTGAcaggggggagaggaagccgAGGGATAACTGGGAGGCTATGGAGATGGCTGGACAGAGGGATAAGCAGCAGTCCAGAGGTGGTGGCCGTGCCACTTTCTAA
- a CDS encoding hypothetical protein (EggNog:ENOG503P304) encodes MRQLPYLDFLLQEFLKSRCSSRLFYFLALFFYPSLDKGIDRRPTKEVRFSGLVRFQRSPARISSRTPLVYPFLAWDASERTDKMWTTFSSRDEPATPLPLPARPPTSSSSPCSPAHPYPPLSPNCEHPQPMYRVYPHDNDRHHQQHHVESEYCHARRGGSPTSASTTATPWDNPMVDLPYVDYAQVEIQSQSIKVIRSPLSLVKSVASRLPTSPYMLARAVSTYATRSRSSSPPASTEPPVAPPLPNRPRIEEGYSPGVSRQGQTRSMEARARESESGVNWDYGSQGIGMLSLARQGGNAPGLERMNYINSLAYLMRGLPADLTPAEASTIRQSTPASVVGPQPNDYSGPHHDRSIPPLQRSIVHHIAFIVLNWLYAFWQVFAPFLGQGISGLLQFERDNQLINKMAMSTFKGAKNAYVWFSAAYVGQLIAAFMAWVFQGVHGALTEFRAQSDATRAQGGGFSNQQQPSISEEEWERRRMYEQQRAQHQGWPSHNYSMDCAQLARQGL; translated from the exons ATGCGACAGCTCCCGTACTTGGATTTCCTCCTTCAAGAATTCTTGAAGTCTCGTTGTTCTTCTCGCttgttttattttcttgCTCTCTTCTTTTATCCTTCTCTTGACAAAGGAATCGATAGGCGTCCGACTAAAGAAGTCAGATTCTCGGGACTCGTTCGCTTTCAACGGTCACCAGCGCGGATCTCTTCGAGGACGCCCCTGGTTTATCCCTTTCTAGCCTGGGACGCCTCCGAACGAACGGACAAGATGTGGACCACTTTCAGCAGCCGTGACGAGCCCGCCACCCCGTTGCCGCTGCCGGCGCGGCCCCCtacttcctcgtcgtcgccttGTTCTCCTGCTCATCCCTACCCGCCGCTTTCTCCCAACTGTGAACATCCTCAGCCAATGTATCGTGTTTACCCCCACGATAATgaccgccaccaccagcagcaccatgTCGAGAGCGAGTACTGCCACGCCAGGCGAGGCGGCTCGCCTACTTCTGCGTCAACAACTGCCACTCCTTGGGATAACCCAATGGTTGATCTGCCCTACGTTGATTACGCCCAGGTGGAGATTCAGTCACAGTCTATCAAGGTGATTCGGTCTCCGTTGTCACTGGTGAAGTCGGTCGCGTCGAGGTTGCCGACTAGCCCTTATATGCTCGCCAGAGCGGTGTCTACCTACGCTACCAGGTCGAGGAGTTCTTCCCCGCCGGCTTCGACTGAGCCGCCTGTTGCTCCGCCGTTGCCGAACCGGCCGAGGATAGAGGAGGGGTATTCTCCGGGGGTTTCGAGACAGGGGCAGACACGGAGTATGGAGGCTAGGGCTAGGGAGAGTGAGAGCGGGGTGAATTGGGATTATGGGTCGCAGG GCATTGGAATGCTCTCTCTCGCCAGGCAAGGAGGCAATGCGCCTggtttggagaggatgaatTACATTAACAGTTTGGCCTATCTGATGAGAGGGTTGCCGGCAGATCTCACACCTGCGGAGGCTTCGACTATACGGCAGAGCACACCCGCCTCGGTGGTAGGCCCGCAACCAAACGACTATTCTGGCCCACACCATGACAGGTCGATCCCACCTTTACAGAGGAGTATCGTCCACCACATTGCTTTCATCGTGCTGAACTGGCTGTATGCCTTCTGGCAGGTGTTTGCACCATTCCTGGGACAGGGAATCTCTGGCCTGCTCCAATTCGAGAGGGACAATCAGCTTATCAACAAAATGGCGATGAGCACGTTCAAGGGCGCGAAGAATGCGTATGTCTGGTTTTCTGCGGCTTACGTGGGCCAGCTCATAGCGGCGTTCATGGCGTGGGTTTTCCAGGGCGTTCACGGGGCTTTGACTGAGTTCCGGGCGCAGTCTGATGCTACGAGAGCACAGGGAGGTGGTTTTTCgaaccagcagcaaccgtCGATatcggaggaggagtgggaaaGACGAAGGATGTATGAACAGCAGCGGGCGCAACATCAGGGATGGCCATCACATAATTATTCGATGGACTGTGCACAGCTTGCGAGGCAGGGGCTCTGA
- the CDC36 gene encoding transcriptional regulator (EggNog:ENOG503P25X; COG:D; COG:K), protein MHDCVAAMNNSNWAFGNGGGLSMGGNANLNMGMRPQASGNLSFAQSLIGSQQQSATLDPSEFPSLSNTAPNQSNPASMWAQQPSRNIGGGAHRGPQTPLSAHPGQQEDLFTSSRLASTAQSSFRFGNQGAVNQAPQGGQADEFPPLNRSTNGEIGGQDRGPGLMSNMGFGQGGAPSTRGVSHANLAGNGLLNALSATSRTGEVISPTSIQRSQGPRSPVDDEEPRQKPLGFREGSVASHTSGNDAVGRNPLGAIGNDAPSGKAREEDRGQLPDVVDPLEGMSPIDRWGIKGHQTLMNNFPDYNIIGHGIEPSVLGLDLRSSDLISTQIYSLFNAMPPRPAVQNFKLPDCYEVKNVQPMDVKISSFNEETLMWIFYSCPRDYKQQLAAMEL, encoded by the exons ATGCATGACTGCGTAGCGGCGATGAACAATTCCAATTGGGCGTTTGGCAATGGCGGCGGTCTATCGATGGGAGGGAATGCGAACCTCAATATGGGAATGCGGCCGCAAGCAAGTGGAAATCTCAGTTTTGCCCAGAGCTTGATAGGctcgcagcagcagtcgGCGACGCTGGACCCATC GGAGTTTCCATCTCTGTCCAACACGGCACCAAATCAATCAAACCCTGCATCTATGTGGGCGCAACAACCATCCCGCAATAtcggtggaggagctcaCCGGGGCCCCCAGACGCCCTTATCAGCGCATCCGGGCCAACAAGAAGATCTATTCACATCCTCTCGACTAGCCTCGACTGCGCAATCGTCTTTTCGTTTTGGCAACCAGGGAGCCGTGAACCAAGCGCCCCAGGGAGGACAGGCTGACGAGTTCCCACCATTGAACCGATCAACGAACGGCGAAATAGGAGGGCAAGATCGTGGTCCAGGTCTGATGTCGAATATGGGGTTCGGCCAAGGGGGCGCCCCTTCTACTAGGGGTGTGTCACACGCGAACCTAGCTGGGAACGGTCTTCTCAACGCCCTGTCGGCTACTTCCCGGACAGGAGAGGTTATTTCGCCAACGTCGATACAAAGGTCCCAAGGGCCTCGAAGTCCAGTGGACGATGAAGAACCGCGCCAAAAGCCACTCGGGTTTCGCGAGGGCAGCGTGGCGTCACATACTTCAGGAAATGATGCGGTCGGCAGAAATCCGTTAGGCGCTATTGGTAACGACGCTCCTTCGGGCAAGGCGAGAGAGGAGGACCGAGGGCAGCTCCCGGATGTTGTTGATCCTCTTGAAGGGATGTCTCCTATTGACAGGTGGGGGATTAAGGGGCATCAGACTTTGATGAACAATTTCCCCGATTACAACATCATCGGCCATGGGATCGAGCCATCAGTTCTGGGGTTGGATTTGCGTTCCAGCGA CCTGATCTCCACGCAGATTTACTCGCTGTTCAACGCCATGCCTCCAAGGCCGGCGGTTCAGAATTTCAAGCTGCCCGACTGCTACGAGGTCAAAAACGTACAGCCCATGGACGTGAAAATTAGTAGCTTCAACGAGGAGACCTTGATGTGGATTTTTTACAGCTGTCCGCGGGACTACAAACAGCAGTTGGCGGCGATGGAGCTGTGA
- a CDS encoding hypothetical protein (EggNog:ENOG503NXUN; COG:D), with translation MSLAPNSPRLPSPPPPAEIQIGPKSPMMGAHHPPPIEQTALDANSKRRIHPGTKAADMHAGPPLVPLQELDSAFQLQEHLSALHYHHSSSNTSPITRTTALLLATPPPGIDKTLWLYELCRFLVAHCNKLIVQFLFDTPPCSAQTCPEMRASEWQFLCAVHDAPKSCCAIDYCCHTLDWAANVVTNPKIFPSRFVVDSHDKNQAVKNLVNVFRRLHRIFAHGWFQHRQVFWKVEGETGLYVFFKTVCDVYDLLPAENYKLPPEAEGLPIAGEEEEKTAGGGKRQGGITIAKPPPRVAEPSGEDPGLSRTNTRRHIKSSPSTGSFIMPVPEADEDDSPGGHGELSRRLSVMSISSGVSETGTVVEAGRPEEEEEEGSPEGEIPVIVEGLKEPVRPGSVIPPPKTTEVEEKKLEENFADEPESYSGVTATAKEVLASPPEEDKKLEGEEKKGDDKGKCIEEGQGGAKDAQEEEEEEEEEETDGEVDDVTVVGGGAEVEVEIEETAPAAATGDGKDKKKEEEEDKPVKELD, from the exons ATGTCCCTCGCCCCAAACTCCCCTCGGctccccagcccaccacctccagccGAGATCCAAATAGGTCCCAAATCCCCCATGATGGGcgcccaccaccctcccccaataGAACAAACCGCCCTCGACGCAAACTCCAAACGGCGCATCCACCCCGGCACCAAAGCAGCCGACATGCACGCTGGTCCCCCTCTTGTTCCCCTTCAAGAA ctTGACTCGGCCTTCCAACTCCAAGAACACCTCTCAGCCCtccactaccaccactcctcctctAACACCAGCCCTATAACccgcaccaccgccctcctcctcgccactCCGCCCCCAGGAATCGACAAAACCCTCTGGCTCTACGAACTATGCCGCTTCCTCGTAGCCCACTGCAACAAACTCATCGTCCAGTTCCTCTTCGACACCCCGCCTTGTTCCGCCCAGACATGCCCAGAGATGCGCGCGTCAGAATGGCAGTTTCTGTGCGCGGTGCACGACGCGCCAAAGTCCTGCTGCGCGATTGATTACTGCTGCCACACGCTTGACTGGGCGGCGAATGtcgtcaccaaccccaagatCTTCCCCAGCAGGTTTGTGGTTGACAGTCACGACAAGAACCAAGCGGTGAAGAATTTGGTCAATGTCTTTAGACGGCTGCACAGGATTTTTGCCCATGGTTGGTTTCAGCACAGGCAGGTGTTTtggaaggtggagggggagacgGGGCTGTATGTTTTTTTCAAGACGGTCTGTGATGTTTACGATCTTTTGCCGGCGGAGAACTACAAGCTGCCGCCCGAGGCGGAAGGGCTGCCGAttgctggggaggaagaggaaaagacagcaggaggggggaagagacAGGGCGGGATAACGATTGCGAAACCGCCTCCGAGGGTGGCGGAGCCGAGCGGGGAGGATCCGGGGTTGAGTAGGACCAATACCCGGAGACATATCAAGTCTAGCCCGTCCACGGGGAGCTTTATCATGCCTGTTCCTGAAGCGGACGAAGATGACAGCCCTGGGGGTCATGGGGAGCTttcgaggaggttgagcgTGATGAGTATATCTTCGGGAGTGAGCGAGACGGGGACTGTGGTGGAGGCAGGACGaccagaggaggaggaggaggaggggagtcCGGAGGGGGAGATTCCGGTTattgtggaggggttgaaggagccGGTTAGGCCGGGGAGTGTTATTCCCCCTCCTAAAACGacagaggtggaggagaagaaacTCGAGGAAAATTTTGCGGACGAGCCGGAGAGCTATTCTGGTGTTACTGCTACTGCGAAGGAGGTTTTGGCTTCGCCGCcggaggaggacaagaaattggaaggggaggagaaaaagggaGATGATAAGGGGAAGTGTAtcgaggaggggcagggtgGCGCTAAGGatgctcaagaagaagaagaagaggaggaggaggaggagacagaTGGGGAAGTTGATGACGTTACtgtcgttggtggtggggcggaggtggaggttgagattGAGGAAACCGCCCCTGCTGCGGCAACAGGAGATGGTAAAgataagaagaaggaagaagaggaggacaagcCGGTAAAGGAGCTGGATTAG
- a CDS encoding hypothetical protein (EggNog:ENOG503NUR3; COG:H), producing the protein MNFDDDDAPPDLIGADETVEVPEEKAKKVPITIVTGYLGAGKTTLLNYILTAKHGKKVAVIMNGHSSALDIEKSLTVNKDGEAVEEWLEVGNGCICCSVKDTGVNAIESLMEKKGKFDYILLETTGLADPGNLAPLFWVDDGLASTIYLDGIVTLVDAKNILRSLDDPAGKVEGHEDSDDHGPVMTTAHVQISHADVIVINKSDLVSGEGLEAVRERITSINGLAKIFVTSQSVVPDLEGFLLDLHAYDSVDELDRAGRGHSHLDKTISTLSIPLEELTTNQLTAVDAWLRSVLWENELPGNKAANGPAFEIHRVKGRLFIEDGAEKMVQGVREIFDIFDSPAPSSGDVPRKGKLVLIGRHLTDLDFEKSLLDAVQTAA; encoded by the exons ATGaactttgacgacgacgacgcccCGCCAGACCTGATTGGTGCTGATGAAACAGTAGAAGTACCAGAAGAAAAAGCGAAAAAGGTGCCAATCACAATAGTAACAG GATACCTTGGAGCTGGGAAAACCACACTGCTCAACTACATCCTGACTGCAAAGCATGGCAAAAAGGTTGCTGTGATTATGAATG GACACAGCTCAGCTTTGGACATTGAAAAGTCCTTGACTGTGAATAAGGATGGCGAGGCTGTGGAAGAGTGGTTAGAGGTGGGCAACGGATGCATCTGCTGCTCCGTGAA AGACACAGGCGTGAACGCCATCGAGTCTCTGATggaaaagaagggaaagTTCGACTACATCTTGCTCGAAACAACAGGGTTGGCTGATCCGGGCAATCTGGCGCCGCTATTCTGGGTTGATGACGGGCTGGCGAGCACCATTTATCTAGATGGCATCGTGACCCTCGTTGATGCCAAGAATATCCTTCGCAGCTTGGATGATCCTGCGGGCAAAGTGGAAGGTCATGAAGACTCTGATGATCATGGACCAGTCATGACCACTGCTCACGTGCAGATTTCACACGCCGatgtcatcgtcatcaacaagTCTGACCTTGTGAGCGGAGAAGGGTTGGAAGCCGTCAGGGAGCGCATCACATCCATCAATGGGCTGGCCAAGATATTCGTCACCTCGCAAAGTGTTGTGCCTGATCTGGAGGGATTCTTGCTCGACTTGCACGCATATGACAGTGTCGATGAACTTGACCGTGCAGGACGTGGGCACAGCCACCTCGATAAA ACCATCTCAACATTGTCAATCCCTCTCGAGGAGCTGACGACCAACCAACTGACGGCAGTAGACGCCTGGCTGCGCTCGGTGCTGTGGGAGAATGAGCTTCCTGGGAACAAGGCGGCCAATGGGCCAGCTTTTGAGATCCATCGGGTGAAGGGGCGGCTATTTATCGAGGATGGGGCTGAAAAGATGGTCCAGGGAGTGAGAGAGATTTTCGATATCTTTGACAGCCCCGCGCCGTCATCTGGTGATGTACCCCGGAAAGGCAAGCTGGTGTTGATTGGGCGACATCTGACAGACTTGGACTTTGAGAAGAGTCTGTTAGATGCTGTTCAGACGGCGGCTTAG
- a CDS encoding hypothetical protein (COG:S; EggNog:ENOG503P0AT) — MGDYHYHHFLSSMAGVGGQPNQSPLEGPPQMSHQPQVLAMGGHGPPMPNPYQSLGYFTGFPEPIMFNAPKSQRSRRKSAPGLDHIKHRRTRSGCFTCRSRRVKGKRECLYPEPAPPKGSGGSTSKESSSTAPSQQASPTSSRGDDDDDDDRDSKLEPIMDEDEEEPQSTTSTTAPMFPLRRSSTTSSFGLQRVPTGYRYDSETPSFDGNKSSSPLSTGTATAQSHRPDWTFLPHELQFYLGYFYENITHYHYGLISDAGDFFRTTLVGLALRNEALLYAIVAFSAYHHALHNPHGRINEFLQYYNHSVNNLLECLKRKEKYSIATLLTILQLATIEEYLGDWVNLMGHQKAALEIFTQLFTPQTIMQSQTGRAALTWYGRFDLFVAIMGSFETTLPREWYLEAATYHDSCTAAEPDSVFWKFEACSAKMQLISMEMAMLYARRVKEEVTAEDFAAEHQRLSRCLDDWKNGWDPALVDPSHLVTDFSGSRAPDPNDIVNPFTSGALFQPPLFPSTVLTASYHSMSLLHDSQSGIRPTGEAKDKLREHAYKIYQIFEAVEFWSHSPPGGLIALQSALAVAALYVQRDPRHQMWIRRKFVLLEAMGYIFPATMRVRMAELFADDTCTRWWLPNDEGFPPLLQNIRAYADERNAMAATTQRDTVQQIRHVFSRMNIREAARKAAEN; from the exons ATGGGTGACTATCATTATCACCACTTTCTATCCTCCATGGCGGGTGTGGGTGGACAGCCTAACCAGAGTCCACTTGAAGGCCCCCCACAGATGTCTCACCAACCTCAGGTGTTGGCCATGGGAGGCCATGGCCCTCCAATGCCTAACCCATACCAAAGCCTGGGATACTTTACGGGATTCCCTGAGCCGATCATGTTCAATGCGCCAAAGTCGCAAAGAAGCAGGCGCAAGTCAGCACCAGGCCTCGATCACATCAAACATCGACGCACAAGATCAGGCTGCTTTACATGTCGCAGCCGTCGAGTCAAG GGAAAGAGAGAATgcctctatccagaaccgGCGCCGCCGAAAGGTTCTGGGGGTTCGACCTCAAAAGAGTCTTCTTCAACTGCGCCCAGTCAACAGGCGAGCCCGACCTCTTCACGaggcgacgacgatgacgacgacgaccggGATTCAAAGCTGGAGCCGATcatggatgaagatgaggaagagcCGCAGAGCACCACATCGACGACTGCGCCAATGTTTCCTTTGAGAAGATCGAgcaccacatcctcctttGGTTTACAGCGTGTCCCTACAGGGTACCGGTACGACTCGGAGACCCCGTCTTTTGATGGTAATAAGAGCTCTTCTCCCTTGTCGACGGGCACGGCGACCGCACAATCGCACCGTCCAGACTGGACGTTCTTACCACACGAGCTGCAGTTTTATCTCGGCTATTTCTACGAAAATATCACGCACTACCACTACGGGCTCATCAGCGACGCCGGTGACTTCTTCCGAACCACTCTGGTAGGGTTGGCGCTTCGAAATGAGGCCTTGCTGTATGCTATTGTGGCCTTTTCGGCATACCACCATGCGCTGCATAATCCCCATGGCAGGATCAACGAGTTCTTGCAATATTACAACCACAGCGTCAACAATCTTTTGGAGTGTCtaaagaggaaagaaaagtacAGTATCGCGACGCTTTTGACGATATTGCAGCTCGCGACAATCGAG GAATATTTGGGTGACTGGGTCAACCTCATGGGCCATCAAAAGGCCGCCCTGGAGATTTTTACGCAGCTTTTTACTCCGCAGACAATCATGCAGTCACAGACAGGCCGGGCTGCACTGACTTGGTACGGTCGCTTTGATCTCTTCGTTGCCATTATGGGTAGCTTTGAAACGACGTTGCCTCGTGAATGGTACTTGGAGGCAGCAACATACCACGATTCGTGCACGGCCGCCGAACCAGACAGTGTCTTTTGGAAGTTCGAAGCATGCTCTGCGAAGATGCAGCTTATTTCGATGGAAATGGCCATGTTGTATGccaggagggtgaaggaaGAGGTCACGGCAGAAGACTTCGCCGCAGAACATCAGAGATTGAGCAGATGTCTCGACGACTGGAAAAATGGATGGGATCCTGCTCTGGTAGACCCTTCCCATCTTGTTACGGACTTTTCAGGGAGCCGCGCACCAGATCCGAACGACATTGTCAACCCGTTCACATCGGGAGCACTGTTTCAACCACCACTGTTCCCTTCGACGGTCTTGACAGCCAGCTACCATTCCATGAGCCTCTTGCACGACAGCCAGAGTGGCATCAGACCAACAGGAGAAGCCAAAGACAAATTGAGGGAGCATGCCTACAAAATCTACCAGATTTTCGAGGCAGTTGAATTCTGGTCGCACAGCCCGCCGGGAGGGCTCATTGCGTTGCAGTCAGCTTTAGCTGTGGCAGCTCTCTATGTTCAGCGGGATCCACGCCATCAGATGTGGATCAGGAGGAAGTTTGTGTTACTGGAGGCGATGGG ATACATTTTCCCTGCCACGATGCGTGTGCGAATGGCCGAGCTTTTCGCAGACGACACCTGCACCAGATGGTGGCTGCCGAACGATGAGGGCTTTCCGCCCCTACTACAAAATATCCGCGCATATGCCGACGAACGCAATGCCATGGCGGCGACTACCCAGAGAGACACGGTACAGCAGATTCGCCATGTGTTTTCGAGGATGAACATTAGAGAGGCCGCGAGAAAGGCGGCAGAAAACTAA